One genomic segment of Desulfovulcanus ferrireducens includes these proteins:
- the gcvH gene encoding glycine cleavage system protein GcvH has translation MIPENLLYSKTHEWAKIEGDEAVIGITHFAQEQLGDITFIELPQIGQKLNAGDEMGSIESVKAASEIYSPVTGEVIAVNEELENAPEKINEDPYGQGWIAKFKLSSPAEGLLNSEEYAQIVAEEDH, from the coding sequence ATGATACCTGAAAATTTACTTTACTCCAAAACCCATGAATGGGCAAAGATAGAAGGAGATGAAGCAGTAATTGGCATTACTCACTTTGCCCAGGAACAACTCGGTGACATCACCTTTATTGAACTGCCCCAAATTGGACAAAAACTCAATGCTGGCGATGAAATGGGCAGCATTGAGTCTGTTAAAGCAGCCAGTGAAATTTACTCACCGGTCACAGGAGAAGTAATAGCTGTCAATGAAGAGCTGGAAAATGCTCCGGAAAAAATAAATGAAGACCCCTATGGACAGGGCTGGATAGCCAAGTTCAAACTATCATCTCCTGCTGAAGGTCTGCTAAATAGCGAAGAATATGCTCAAATAGTGGCTGAAGAAGACCACTAG